A part of Candidatus Moraniibacteriota bacterium genomic DNA contains:
- a CDS encoding glycosyltransferase family 39 protein, with protein sequence MRRHFFGYFFTAEKLLATSILIILLATAFFLRFWNIEHIPAGLYPDEAMNGVDAIHANETGNYQLFYPNNNGREGLYINLEALAMLFFGVNIAALKLFSAICGTATVLGVYLLAKELWQKRSVALFSAFLITFSYWAINFSRIGFRAIMVPLILSFSFYFFFRGLRTKSLLAFLVSGLIFGIGFHTYIAFRVAPLILFIVALGCMASYREFLKRYWKHALAFTIGMFVTAAPLIYEFATHPEYLSSRSASISIFSPDVNHGHLALTFAKTLSLSLIKYTFVGDMNWRHNYPPYPLLDFVSGTLFLAGFVFLIMRIYLLAKRRWKHTERNRELMISIFLLGWFFTMLVPEFLTEEGLPHALRAIGTQPVVFLIASIPLLWLGEWLRNREPGSKVGMMLLVGTIIALIPLWNVSKYFLFFTNNANARGAFNEGFTAMARYINTLPSDTHVYVLANAGGKTIDNGLPVTAQPILFLTHDSAKGTPEFLMPDTTLKVPAVIIPQKWDDDIARKVQVAFPASTVKTIPFRENSPENFRVIVIR encoded by the coding sequence ATGCGACGACATTTCTTCGGGTATTTTTTTACAGCAGAAAAGCTCCTCGCAACGTCTATACTCATTATTCTGCTCGCGACCGCATTTTTTCTGCGATTTTGGAATATCGAACATATCCCAGCTGGGCTCTATCCAGACGAAGCAATGAACGGCGTCGATGCGATTCATGCCAATGAGACCGGCAACTATCAGCTCTTCTACCCCAATAACAACGGCCGCGAGGGACTCTATATCAACCTTGAGGCGCTTGCAATGCTCTTTTTCGGCGTCAATATCGCGGCGCTCAAGCTTTTCTCGGCGATATGCGGCACAGCAACGGTTCTCGGCGTCTATCTCCTTGCCAAAGAGCTCTGGCAGAAACGAAGCGTCGCACTTTTCTCCGCATTTCTCATCACGTTTTCCTATTGGGCGATTAACTTTTCGAGAATTGGATTTCGCGCCATCATGGTGCCACTCATTCTTTCATTCTCATTCTATTTCTTCTTCCGAGGTCTTCGCACCAAAAGCTTGCTTGCGTTTCTCGTGAGCGGCCTTATATTCGGTATCGGCTTTCATACCTATATTGCCTTCCGCGTCGCACCACTCATTCTTTTCATTGTAGCGCTCGGGTGCATGGCGTCTTACCGAGAGTTTTTGAAGCGCTATTGGAAACACGCACTTGCATTTACCATTGGTATGTTCGTCACCGCTGCGCCACTTATCTACGAATTTGCAACACATCCGGAATATCTTTCGTCGCGATCGGCATCGATTTCGATTTTCTCACCCGACGTGAATCACGGTCACCTCGCACTCACCTTTGCCAAAACACTGAGCCTCTCTCTCATCAAATACACTTTTGTCGGCGATATGAATTGGCGACATAACTATCCGCCCTATCCGCTGCTTGATTTCGTCAGTGGCACCCTTTTCCTTGCCGGGTTTGTCTTCCTCATCATGCGCATCTATCTCCTCGCCAAGAGGCGATGGAAACACACCGAGCGAAACCGCGAACTTATGATTTCGATTTTCTTGCTCGGCTGGTTTTTCACCATGCTTGTTCCCGAATTCCTTACCGAAGAAGGTCTCCCACATGCACTCCGCGCCATTGGCACACAGCCTGTTGTCTTCCTCATTGCCAGTATCCCCCTTCTCTGGCTTGGTGAATGGCTCCGGAATCGCGAGCCCGGCTCAAAAGTTGGTATGATGCTCCTTGTCGGAACCATTATCGCGTTGATTCCTCTTTGGAATGTCAGTAAATATTTCCTCTTCTTTACAAACAATGCGAATGCTCGAGGTGCCTTCAATGAAGGTTTCACCGCTATGGCGCGCTATATCAATACCTTGCCAAGCGACACACATGTTTATGTCCTCGCAAATGCAGGAGGAAAAACCATCGACAATGGTCTCCCTGTCACGGCACAGCCGATTCTCTTCCTTACTCATGATTCAGCAAAAGGCACGCCGGAATTTCTCATGCCCGACACAACTCTCAAAGTACCCGCCGTCATTATCCCACAAAAATGGGACGACGATATTGCCAGGAAAGTCCAAGTAGCATTTCCAGCATCAACCGTTAAAACTATTCCCTTTCGAGAAAATTCGCCAGAGAATTTCCGGGTAATTGTGATAAGATAA